A portion of the Deltaproteobacteria bacterium genome contains these proteins:
- a CDS encoding acyl-CoA dehydrogenase encodes MNFQFTEEQEEIRKQVRSLCSRFPDEYWRERDDSGEFAWDFYQAVADAGYLGITIPQEYGGSGLGITEAALVMQTIAECGGGTQACSSVHLGIFGLEPLIKYGTAAAKEKYLAKVLKGDIHVSFAVTEPDAGTNTTQITTFATRQGDGYMISGRKVFITKAQESKKMLLLARTTPYDQVQKKTAGISLFFADIDPKAVEVRELHKCGRKSVDTNMLFIDNLYVPKEDLIGEEGKGFSYIIDGINPERILIAAECVGMGKRAVEKAVQYAKERVVFGRPIGMNQGIQFPLADSCAKLETAELMVYKAAWLYDQHKQCGKESNIAKYMSAEAACEAADRAMQAHGGYGYIKDYDVERYWREARLFRIAPISQEMILNYVGEHVLGLPKSY; translated from the coding sequence ATGAATTTTCAGTTTACCGAAGAACAAGAAGAGATTCGCAAACAGGTGCGCTCGCTGTGTTCACGCTTTCCCGATGAATACTGGCGCGAGCGGGATGACAGCGGTGAATTTGCCTGGGATTTCTATCAGGCAGTTGCTGATGCCGGGTATCTCGGCATTACCATCCCACAAGAATATGGCGGCAGCGGACTTGGCATCACTGAAGCGGCGCTGGTCATGCAAACCATCGCTGAGTGTGGCGGTGGCACCCAAGCGTGTTCTTCGGTCCATCTTGGCATCTTCGGTTTGGAGCCTCTGATTAAATACGGCACTGCCGCAGCAAAAGAGAAATACCTCGCCAAAGTCCTTAAAGGCGATATTCACGTCTCGTTTGCTGTCACCGAACCCGATGCTGGCACCAACACCACGCAAATAACCACCTTCGCCACGCGTCAGGGTGATGGCTATATGATCAGTGGCCGCAAGGTGTTCATCACCAAAGCGCAAGAATCGAAAAAAATGTTGTTGCTCGCTCGCACGACCCCCTACGATCAGGTGCAAAAGAAAACGGCAGGCATTAGTCTTTTCTTCGCGGACATCGATCCCAAAGCGGTCGAGGTACGCGAACTGCACAAATGTGGACGCAAGTCGGTCGATACCAATATGTTGTTCATCGACAATTTGTATGTCCCCAAAGAAGACCTGATCGGCGAAGAAGGCAAAGGCTTCTCATACATTATTGATGGTATCAACCCGGAACGTATCTTGATCGCTGCAGAATGCGTCGGCATGGGCAAACGTGCAGTCGAGAAAGCCGTGCAATACGCCAAAGAGCGCGTGGTCTTTGGTCGTCCAATTGGTATGAACCAAGGGATTCAGTTCCCACTGGCTGATTCCTGCGCCAAACTTGAGACAGCAGAACTGATGGTCTACAAAGCTGCCTGGCTCTATGACCAGCACAAGCAGTGTGGAAAAGAATCCAATATCGCCAAGTACATGTCCGCCGAAGCCGCCTGCGAAGCTGCGGACCGTGCCATGCAAGCCCACGGTGGCTACGGCTATATCAAGGACTACGATGTCGAGCGCTACTGGCGTGAAGCGCGTTTGTTCCGCATCGCGCCGATCTCACAAGAGATGATCCTCAACTATGTTGGCGAGCATGTGTTGGGGCTGCCGAAGTCGTACTAG